The Zingiber officinale cultivar Zhangliang chromosome 10A, Zo_v1.1, whole genome shotgun sequence genome contains a region encoding:
- the LOC122027753 gene encoding syntaxin-81-like, whose protein sequence is MAKSRDRTEDFREATRATALSFGYDEAKLAALLASFILRKPLEKPPFEKAAIKTLESISELEHFITKHRKDYVDLHRITEQERDNIEHEVLDPTMRPSIKEL, encoded by the exons ATGGCTAAGAGTAGGGACAGAACCGAAGATTTTAGGGAAGCTACCCGTGCGACAGCTCTCTCTTTTGGCTACGACGAG GCCAAATTGGCTGCGCTCTTGGCATCCTTCATTTTGCGCAAACCCTTGGAGAAACCTCCATTTGAAAAAGCCGCAATTAAGACG cttGAAAGTATTTCAGAATTGGAACACTTCATCACTAAGCATCGAAAAGATTATGTGGATCTGCATCGAATCACTGAACAGGAGAGGGACAACATTGAACATGAA GTACTTGATCCAACCATGAGGCCGAGTATAAAAGAGCTTTAA